A region of Sesamum indicum cultivar Zhongzhi No. 13 linkage group LG7, S_indicum_v1.0, whole genome shotgun sequence DNA encodes the following proteins:
- the LOC105166865 gene encoding aspartic proteinase-like protein 2 isoform X1 yields the protein MDTGRRHLPLFLNLLLVVELMFVVQGNVVFEVRHKYGGAKAQLRQLRDHDSLRHGRMLGTVDFMLGGDSSPTSTALYYTKITIGNPPVDYHVQVDTGSDIVWVNCKDCENCPTKTGLRITLRQYDLKASSTGTVITCDQQFCTAVSETNQNCKAGMNCAYTVTYGDGTKTEGYYVRDDFKLDQVTGNHQTSAMNGSIAFGCSTKQAGDTSSSQAIDGLIGFGQDNTSIISQLASLGKVKRVFSHCLDSKKGGGIFAIGEVVEPKVNKTRLVPRQLHYNAVMEAIDVGGKQLDFPKGIFGLPTSLNAVIDSGTTLAYLPSDLYKQLMDMIMAQHQEIKLHTVEELFKCFWYSGNIDDGFPVIKFHFEDSLFLTVYPHNYLFEVKDEEYCIGWQSSVMKSRDGTEMTLLGDIVLSDKLFVYDIENQTIGWTQYDCGSSIKIKDEKTGSVYDVAAHNISSNGNWLRDNSVSFLLFIAVVLHLIA from the exons ATGGATACTGGGAGGAGGCATTTGCCTTTGTTTCTGAATTTATTGTTGGTGGTTGAGCTCATGTTTGTGGTGCAGGGCAATGTGGTGTTTGAAGTTCGCCACAAGTACGGCGGTGCAAAGGCGCAGTTGAGACAGCTGAGGGACCACGACTCGCTGCGCCATGGCCGTATGCTCGGCACCGTTGATTTTATGTTGGGCGGTGACAGTTCCCCCACCAGTACTGC GCTctattacacaaaaattacaattggAAATCCTCCTGTTGACTATCATGTCCAGGTTGATACAGGAAGTGATATTGTATGGGTGAATTGCAAAGACTGTGAGAATTGTCCCACCAAAACTGGTCTCCGT ATAACCTTGAGGCAGTATGATTTGAAGGCCTCCTCCACTGGAACAGTTATCACTTGTGACCAACAGTTTTGTACTGCTGTATctgaaacaaatcaaaattgcaaGGCTGGAATGAACTGCGCATATACAGTCACTTATGGAGATGGGACCAAAACCGAAGGATACTATGTCCGAGATGACTTCAAACTTGATCAAGTAACTGGAAACCATCAAACCTCAGCGATGAATGGATCCATAGCATTTGG GTGCTCAACTAAACAAGCTGGAGACACTTCATCTTCTCAAGCCATTGATGGGCTAATTGGTTTTGGACAAGACAATACGTCCATCATTTCACAGCTTGCTTCGCTTGGAAAGGTGAAAAGGGTCTTTTCACATTGCTTGGATTCAAAGAAGGGAGGTGGCATATTTGCTATAGGGGAAGTTGTGGAGccaaaagtaaataaaacaCGGCTGGTCCCGAGACA GCTACATTATAATGCTGTTATGGAAGCTATTGATGTGGGTGGTAAACAGCTAGACTTTCCCAAAGGTATATTTGGTCTACCAACCAGTTTAAATGCTGTAATTGACAGTGGTACAACCTTGGCCTATCTTCCATCTGATCTTTATAAACAGCTGATGGATATG ATCATGGCACAGCACCAGGAAATAAAACTTCATACGGTTGAGGAACTGTTCAAATGCTTTTGGTACAGTGGGAA TATTGATGATGGATTTCcagttataaaatttcatttcgaGGATTCACTCTTCTTGACAGTTTATCCCCATAATTATCTGTTTGAAGTTAAA GATGAAGAATATTGCATAGGATGGCAGAGCAGTGTAATGAAGTCAAGGGATGGAACGGAAATGACACTGTTAGGAG ATATTGTATTGTCGGACAAGCTCTTCGTGTACGACATTGAAAATCAGACAATCGGATGGACACAATACGACT GTGGATCAagcattaaaataaaagatgagaAGACCGGCAGCGTCTATGACGTGGCAGCCCATAACATAAGTTCCAATGGCAATTGGTTGAGGGATAACAGCGTATCGTTCCTTTTGTTTATAGCCGTTGTTCTCCACCTGATTGCATGA
- the LOC105166867 gene encoding putative RNA-binding protein Luc7-like 1 isoform X1 translates to MDALRKQLDVLMGANRNGDAQEVTRKYYDRDVCRLFLAGLCPHELFQLTKMDKGPCPKVHSLQLRKEYEEAKAKGLDNYDRDLEDNIDRLIIECDRKIARALKRLDEEDAKAAIAISVSEVTQTPEIIELSKQIKAKLKEADQADLEGKTDVKIRALEEVEELRTKRADKQSMLLLDAFNKDRASLPQPVTNASQTPMPAAVPDPRIQEMINEKLKKAEDLGEQGMVDEAQKALEEAEALKKLPARQEPVLDSSKYTAADVRITDQKLRVCDICGAFLSVYDSDRRLADHFGGKLHLGYMQIREKLAELQEERDKKRKAYEEERRPRDRRSRDRDRESSKDLGRGDSHERGRDYDRRSRDRDRHPDRERDYDRERERDRERSRSYDSRSHRKSRSRSRERSRDYDRYSRRYDRY, encoded by the exons ATGGATGCGCTGAGGAAGCAGCTGGATGTTCTGATGGGGGCGAATCGAAACGGTGACGCCCAGGAGGTAACGCGGAAGTACTACGATCGCGACGTCTGTCGCCTATTCCTCGCTGGCCTCTGCCCTCACGAGCTTTTCCAACTCACT AAAATGGATAAGGGACCATGCCCCAAGGTGCACTCATTGCAGCTGAGGAAAGA ATATGAGGAAGCAAAAGCAAAAGGTCTTGATAATTATGATAGGGACTTAGAGGATAACATAGATAGACTTATTATTGAGTGCGATCGTAAAATAGCAAGGGCTTTGAAGAGACTTGATGAAGAGGATGCTAAAGCCGCTATTGCAATCTCAGTATCAGAAGTTACCCAG ACACCAGAGATTATTGAGTTGTCAAAGCAAATCAAAGCAAAACTGAAAGAAGCTGATCAAGCTG ACCTAGAAGGCAAGACAGACGTGAAGATTCGAGCATTGGAAGAGGTTGAAGAACTAAGAACAAAAAGAGCAGACAAGCAG TCGATGCTTCTTTTGGATGCTTTCAACAAAGACCGTGCATCTCTTCCTCAGCCTGTGACAAATGCTTCTCAGACACCAATGCCAGCAGCTGTTCCAGATCCTCGCATACAAGAAATGATTAATGAGAAGTTGAAGAAAGCTGAAGATCTTG GTGAACAAGGAATGGTAGATGAAGCGCAGAAAGCACTTGAAGAGGCTGAAGCGCTGAAGAAG CTGCCAGCGCGGCAGGAACCTGTGCTGGATTCCTCCAAGTACACAGCTGCCGATGTGCGCATT ACTGATCAAAAGCTCCGTGTTTGCGACATTTGTGGAGCATTCCTCAGTGTTTATGACAG TGATCGTCGTTTAGCAGATCATTTTGGTGGGAAGCTCCACTTAGGCTATATGCAAATTCGTGAAAAGTTAGCTGAGCTTCAG GAAGAGAGAGACAAGAAACGTAAAGCctatgaagaagaaagaag GCCAAGAGATCGGAGAAGCCGTGACCGTGACAGGGAATCTAGCAAGGATCTTGGTAGAGGTGATAGCCATGAACGTGGAAGGGATTATGATCGTAGGAGCAGAGATCGTGATAGGCATCCCGATCGTGAGCGTGATTATGACCGAGAACGTGAAAGAGATAGAGAACGTTCTCGCAGCTATGACTCAAGGAGTCACCGAAAATCTCGATCCCGGTCGAGAGAACGTTCAAGAGATTATGATCGCTACAG CAGGCGTTATGATCGTTATTAG
- the LOC105166865 gene encoding aspartic proteinase-like protein 2 isoform X2 codes for MLGTVDFMLGGDSSPTSTALYYTKITIGNPPVDYHVQVDTGSDIVWVNCKDCENCPTKTGLRITLRQYDLKASSTGTVITCDQQFCTAVSETNQNCKAGMNCAYTVTYGDGTKTEGYYVRDDFKLDQVTGNHQTSAMNGSIAFGCSTKQAGDTSSSQAIDGLIGFGQDNTSIISQLASLGKVKRVFSHCLDSKKGGGIFAIGEVVEPKVNKTRLVPRQLHYNAVMEAIDVGGKQLDFPKGIFGLPTSLNAVIDSGTTLAYLPSDLYKQLMDMIMAQHQEIKLHTVEELFKCFWYSGNIDDGFPVIKFHFEDSLFLTVYPHNYLFEVKDEEYCIGWQSSVMKSRDGTEMTLLGDIVLSDKLFVYDIENQTIGWTQYDCGSSIKIKDEKTGSVYDVAAHNISSNGNWLRDNSVSFLLFIAVVLHLIA; via the exons ATGCTCGGCACCGTTGATTTTATGTTGGGCGGTGACAGTTCCCCCACCAGTACTGC GCTctattacacaaaaattacaattggAAATCCTCCTGTTGACTATCATGTCCAGGTTGATACAGGAAGTGATATTGTATGGGTGAATTGCAAAGACTGTGAGAATTGTCCCACCAAAACTGGTCTCCGT ATAACCTTGAGGCAGTATGATTTGAAGGCCTCCTCCACTGGAACAGTTATCACTTGTGACCAACAGTTTTGTACTGCTGTATctgaaacaaatcaaaattgcaaGGCTGGAATGAACTGCGCATATACAGTCACTTATGGAGATGGGACCAAAACCGAAGGATACTATGTCCGAGATGACTTCAAACTTGATCAAGTAACTGGAAACCATCAAACCTCAGCGATGAATGGATCCATAGCATTTGG GTGCTCAACTAAACAAGCTGGAGACACTTCATCTTCTCAAGCCATTGATGGGCTAATTGGTTTTGGACAAGACAATACGTCCATCATTTCACAGCTTGCTTCGCTTGGAAAGGTGAAAAGGGTCTTTTCACATTGCTTGGATTCAAAGAAGGGAGGTGGCATATTTGCTATAGGGGAAGTTGTGGAGccaaaagtaaataaaacaCGGCTGGTCCCGAGACA GCTACATTATAATGCTGTTATGGAAGCTATTGATGTGGGTGGTAAACAGCTAGACTTTCCCAAAGGTATATTTGGTCTACCAACCAGTTTAAATGCTGTAATTGACAGTGGTACAACCTTGGCCTATCTTCCATCTGATCTTTATAAACAGCTGATGGATATG ATCATGGCACAGCACCAGGAAATAAAACTTCATACGGTTGAGGAACTGTTCAAATGCTTTTGGTACAGTGGGAA TATTGATGATGGATTTCcagttataaaatttcatttcgaGGATTCACTCTTCTTGACAGTTTATCCCCATAATTATCTGTTTGAAGTTAAA GATGAAGAATATTGCATAGGATGGCAGAGCAGTGTAATGAAGTCAAGGGATGGAACGGAAATGACACTGTTAGGAG ATATTGTATTGTCGGACAAGCTCTTCGTGTACGACATTGAAAATCAGACAATCGGATGGACACAATACGACT GTGGATCAagcattaaaataaaagatgagaAGACCGGCAGCGTCTATGACGTGGCAGCCCATAACATAAGTTCCAATGGCAATTGGTTGAGGGATAACAGCGTATCGTTCCTTTTGTTTATAGCCGTTGTTCTCCACCTGATTGCATGA
- the LOC105166866 gene encoding membrane-associated 30 kDa protein, chloroplastic has protein sequence MIMAVRAPIAGMSMASSTVTPSPNGGVIVVKAPPLRRSFFGHGVCTPKYSGMRLSYSSISRCKSHRGGALGTQMNLFDRFARVVKSYANALISTFEDPEKILEQTVIEMNDDLIKMRQATAQVLASQKQLENKYKAAQQASEDWYRRAQLALGKGDEELAREALKRRKSYADNANALKAQLDQQRSVVDNLVSNTRLLESKIQEAKSKKDTLKARAQSAKTATKVSEMLGNVNTSSALSAFEKMEEKVLAMESQAEALNQLTSDELEGKFALLETSSVDDDLASLKKELSGSTKKGELPPGRPVSSALKFQDPEIEKELNELRQKAKEY, from the exons ATGATAATGGCTGTGAGAGCGCCAATTGCAGGCATGAGCATGGCTTCTTCTACAGTTACTCCTTCTCCTAATGGAGGTGTCATTGTTGTGAAAGCGCCGCCTCTGAGACGATCGTTTTTTGGtcatggag TGTGTACCCCAAAATACAGCGGAATGCGACTATCTTATTCTAGTATATCAAGATGTAAAAGTCATCGAGGGGGTGCGCTTGGTACTCAAATGAACCTCTTTGATCGGTTTGCTAGAGTTGTTAAG TCATATGCAAATGCTCTGATAAGCACCTTTGAGGACCCAGAGAAAATATTGGAACAAACTGTTATTGAGATGAATGATGATTTGATCAAGATGCGTCAAGCTACAGCACAA GTTTTGGCTTCTCAGAAGCAGttggaaaacaaatataaagcCGCACAACAAGCTTCTGAAGATTG GTACCGCAGAGCGCAACTTGCTCTAGGGAAGGGTGATGAGGAACTTGCTCGTGAAGCTCTTAAACGTAGAAAATCTTATGCT GATAATGCAAATGCTTTGAAGGCTCAGCTTGATCAGCAGAGAAGTGTAGTTGACAACCTTGTGTCTAATACAAGG CTCTTGGAAAGTAAAATACAGGAAGCAAAGTCTAAAAAGGATACTCTAAAAGCTCGAGCTCAGTCTGCCAA GACTGCAACAAAAGTGAGTGAGATGTTGGGGAATGTGAATACTAGCAGTGCTCTGTCAGCTTTTGAGAAGATGGAAGAAAAAG TTTTGGCGATGGAATCTCAGGCAGAGGCACTCAATCAACTAACCAGTGATGAACTTGAAGGAAAG ttTGCTTTACTAGAGACTTCTTCAGTTGATGATGACCTTGCCAGCTTGAAGAAAGAACTATCTGGAAGCACCAAG AAGGGAGAGCTTCCGCCGGGGAGACCAGTTTCATCTGCATTGAAGTTTCAAGATCCTGAAATCGAGAAGGAGCTGAACGAATTGAGGCAAAAGGCTAAGGAGTACTAG
- the LOC105166867 gene encoding putative RNA-binding protein Luc7-like 1 isoform X2: protein MDALRKQLDVLMGANRNGDAQEVTRKYYDRDVCRLFLAGLCPHELFQLTKMDKGPCPKVHSLQLRKEYEEAKAKGLDNYDRDLEDNIDRLIIECDRKIARALKRLDEEDAKAAIAISVSEVTQTPEIIELSKQIKAKLKEADQADLEGKTDVKIRALEEVEELRTKRADKQSMLLLDAFNKDRASLPQPVTNASQTPMPAAVPDPRIQEMINEKLKKAEDLGEQGMVDEAQKALEEAEALKKLPARQEPVLDSSKYTAADVRITDQKLRVCDICGAFLSVYDSDRRLADHFGGKLHLGYMQIREKLAELQEERDKKRKAYEEERRPRDRRSRDRDRESSKDLGRGDSHERGRDYDRRSRDRDRHPDRERDYDRERERDRERSRSYDSRSHRKSRSRSRERSRDYDRYRRYDRY from the exons ATGGATGCGCTGAGGAAGCAGCTGGATGTTCTGATGGGGGCGAATCGAAACGGTGACGCCCAGGAGGTAACGCGGAAGTACTACGATCGCGACGTCTGTCGCCTATTCCTCGCTGGCCTCTGCCCTCACGAGCTTTTCCAACTCACT AAAATGGATAAGGGACCATGCCCCAAGGTGCACTCATTGCAGCTGAGGAAAGA ATATGAGGAAGCAAAAGCAAAAGGTCTTGATAATTATGATAGGGACTTAGAGGATAACATAGATAGACTTATTATTGAGTGCGATCGTAAAATAGCAAGGGCTTTGAAGAGACTTGATGAAGAGGATGCTAAAGCCGCTATTGCAATCTCAGTATCAGAAGTTACCCAG ACACCAGAGATTATTGAGTTGTCAAAGCAAATCAAAGCAAAACTGAAAGAAGCTGATCAAGCTG ACCTAGAAGGCAAGACAGACGTGAAGATTCGAGCATTGGAAGAGGTTGAAGAACTAAGAACAAAAAGAGCAGACAAGCAG TCGATGCTTCTTTTGGATGCTTTCAACAAAGACCGTGCATCTCTTCCTCAGCCTGTGACAAATGCTTCTCAGACACCAATGCCAGCAGCTGTTCCAGATCCTCGCATACAAGAAATGATTAATGAGAAGTTGAAGAAAGCTGAAGATCTTG GTGAACAAGGAATGGTAGATGAAGCGCAGAAAGCACTTGAAGAGGCTGAAGCGCTGAAGAAG CTGCCAGCGCGGCAGGAACCTGTGCTGGATTCCTCCAAGTACACAGCTGCCGATGTGCGCATT ACTGATCAAAAGCTCCGTGTTTGCGACATTTGTGGAGCATTCCTCAGTGTTTATGACAG TGATCGTCGTTTAGCAGATCATTTTGGTGGGAAGCTCCACTTAGGCTATATGCAAATTCGTGAAAAGTTAGCTGAGCTTCAG GAAGAGAGAGACAAGAAACGTAAAGCctatgaagaagaaagaag GCCAAGAGATCGGAGAAGCCGTGACCGTGACAGGGAATCTAGCAAGGATCTTGGTAGAGGTGATAGCCATGAACGTGGAAGGGATTATGATCGTAGGAGCAGAGATCGTGATAGGCATCCCGATCGTGAGCGTGATTATGACCGAGAACGTGAAAGAGATAGAGAACGTTCTCGCAGCTATGACTCAAGGAGTCACCGAAAATCTCGATCCCGGTCGAGAGAACGTTCAAGAGATTATGATCGCTACAG GCGTTATGATCGTTATTAG